One window from the genome of Lepisosteus oculatus isolate fLepOcu1 chromosome 25, fLepOcu1.hap2, whole genome shotgun sequence encodes:
- the mrto4 gene encoding mRNA turnover protein 4 homolog isoform X2 → MYSHLFIFSVANMRNSKLKDIRTAWKHSRFFFGKNKVMMIALGKGPADEYKDNLHKVSKFLRGEVGLLFTNKTKEEVQEYFSHFKEIDFARAGNKATMAVTLDEGPLDQFSHSMEPQLRQLGLPTALKKGVVTLLKDYDVCKEGDTLTPEQATVLKLLGIKLAEFRVTIKCMWNSETGDFEHQGEEEEEADGSDLEEEEDEEDDESKRD, encoded by the exons ATGTACAGCcacctcttcatcttctctgtcGCCAATATGAGGAACAGCAAACTCAAAGACATAAGGACAGCGTGGAAGCACAGCAG gtTCTTCTTTGGCAAGAACAAAGTAATGATGATTGCTTTGGGAAAGGGGCCTGCAGATGAATACAAGGATAATTTACACAAG GTCAGCAAGTTTTTGAGGGGCGAGGTAGGCCTGCTGTTCACCAATAAAACCAAGGAAGAAGTGCAAGA GTATTTTAGCCATTTTAAGGAAATAGATTTTGCACGGGCAGGGAACAAAGCAACTATGGCAGTCACGCTAGATGAAGGACCTTTGGATCAGTTCTCTCACTCCATGGAGCCACAGTTGAGACAGCTGGGTCTACCCACGGCTTTGAAGAAAG GAGTAGTGACTCTTCTGAAAGACTATGATGTGTGTAAAGAAGGAGATACCCTGACTCCTGAACAGGCTACTGTTCTG aaactgctCGGGATCAAGCTGGCTGAGTTCAGGGTGACGATCAAGTGCATGTGGAACTCAGAAACTGGAGACTTTGAACACCAGGGTGAAGAAGAGGAGGAAGCGGATGGGTCTGAtttggaggaggaggaagatgagGAAGATGATGAAAGCAAAAGAGACTGA
- the emc1 gene encoding ER membrane protein complex subunit 1, protein MAGFLAGFAFFSFLLYHSAAVFEDQVGKFDWRQQYVGRVRFAYFDTQTQASKKLLLATEQNIIASLNSRNGEIFWRHVDKSGPEGGIETMLFHGQDAVVVSGNGRLVRSWETNVGGLNWETLLDTGSFQAATFVGLQDSVKYVAVLKTGAISLHYLSNGHQRWVENLPDSETVQYQTVYSGGSGEVYVLGVVPHSHLVIIAYNIEDGEIMKQRSVEAPWLASLQPGCAVVSTGVLVCVDPTTQSLYTLPLDTDHQQDMKQLLLQSLDLEVSPGFQPVIVSTQPNPARPPLPEFFLQLGPDHHTLLQLGDGLVISLRAFQPAFLVSFATTGEKTVAAVMTPKNNTACSINLYSATSGRRLLDTSITYHTDPSGGRPERLYVHAFLKKDDSVGYRVLVQTEDHALTFIQQPGRVLWSREEALAEVVTMEMVDLPLTGTQAELEGEFGKKADGLLGMVLKRLSSQLILLQAWTAHLWKLFYDARKPRNHVKNEVTIETLARDEFNLQKMMVMVTASGKLFGIDSKSGTVLWKHYLHDIQPSASFKLVVQRTTAHFPHPPQCTLLIKDKETGLSTLHVFNPIFGKKSHITPPVLGRPILQSLLLPLMDQDYAKVLLLIDDQYKVTAFPSTKNVLQQLQEMASSIFFYLVDSAQGRLAGFRLRKDLSTELIWEVVIPTEVQRIVAVKGKRANEHVHSQGRVMGDRSVLFKYLNPNLLAVVTESTDAHQERSFVGIYLIDGVTGRIIHEAVQRKARGPVHFVHSENWVVYEYWNTKLRRNEFSVLELFEGTEQYNSSAFSSLDRPHAPQVLQQSYIFPSTISTLEATLTEKGITSRHLLVGLPSGAILSLPKMFLDPRRPEVPSEQSREENLIPYAPEMPIRTEWFINYNQTVSRVRGIYTAPSGLESTCLVVAYGLDIYQTRVYPSKQFDVLKDDYDYVLISSVLFGLVFATMITKRLAQVKLLNRAWR, encoded by the exons ATGGCAGGTTTTTTGGCCGGTTTCGCTTTTTTCTCCTTCTTATTATATCACTCTGCTGCTGTTTTTGAAGATCAGGTCGGGAAGTTTGACTG GAGACAGCAGTATGTAGGCAGAGTACGCTTCGCCTATTTCGACACCCAAACGCAGGCATCCAAAAAGCTCCTGCTGGCCACCGAGCAGAATATTATCGCTTCCCTCAATTCCAGGAATGGAGAAATCT TCTGGAGGCACGTGGACAAGAGTGGGCCAGAGGGAGGCATTGAAACGATGCTGTTCCATGGTCAAG ATGCAGTGGTGGTGTCTGGAAATGGGCGATTGGTGCGCTCTTGGGAAACCAACGTTGGTGGTTTAAACTGGGAGACCCTGTTGGACACTGGAAG TTTTCAGGCGGCCACTTTTGTAGGGCTGCAGGACTCGGTGAAGTATGTGGCTGTGCTGAAGACAGGTGCCATCTCCCTGCACTACCTCTCCAACGGCCATCAGAGATGGGTAGAGAACCTGCCAGATAG TGAGACCGTGCAGTACCAGACAGTGTACTCGGGGGGTAGTGGAGAGGTCTATGTGCTGGGAGTAGTGCCTCACTCCCATCTTGTCATCATTGCCTACAACATTGAGGATGGAGAGATAATGAAACAG AGATCTGTGGAAGCTCCGTGGCTGGCCAGTCTGCAGCCAGGCtgtgcagtggtcagcactggggtcctggtgTGTGTTGACCCCACCACCCAGTCCCTCTACACCCTGCCCCTGGACACTGACCACCAGCAGGATATGAAGCAGCTCCTGCTGCAG TCTCTGGATCTCGAGGTGTCCCCTGGATTCCAGCCGGTCATTGTGTCCACCCAGCCCAACCCGGCCCGGCCCCCGCTCCCCGAGTTCTTCCTGCAGCTCGGCCCCGATCACCACACCCTGCTGCAGCTCGGCGACGGCCTGGTTATCTCCCTCCGGGCCTTCCAGCCG GCTTTCCTGGTGTCTTTCGCTACGACTGGGGAGAAGACTGTGGCTGCTGTCATGACGCCTAAGAACAACACC GCCTGCAGCATCAATCTGTACTCTGCAACATCTGGGAGGAGACTCCTGGACACCTCCATCACCTACCACACGGACCCCAGTGGTGGGCGGCCAGAGAGA CTCTATGTACACGCGTTCCTGAAGAAAGATGACTCTGTTGGCTACCGGGTCTTGGTACAGACTGAGGATCATGCCCTGACCTTCATTCAGCAGCCAG GGAGGGTGCTGTGGTCCAGGGAAGAGGCTCTGGCAGAGGTCGTTACCATGGAGATGGTGGATCTACCGCTGACGGGAACCCAAGCTGAGCTGGAGGGGGAGTTTGGCAAGAAAGCTG ACGGTCTGCTGGGAATGGTGCTGAAGCGCCTGTCGTCCCAGCTCATCCTGCTGCAGGCCTGGACAGCCCACCTGTGGAAGCTCTTCTACGACGCCCGCAAACCCCGCAACCACGTTAAGAACGAAGTCACCATCGAGACTCTGGCCCGCGACGAGTTCAACCTGCAGAAGATGATGGTGATGGTGACGGCGTCGGGGAAG CTCTTTGGCATCGACAGCAAGTCGGGCACCGTGCTGTGGAAGCACTACCTACACGACATCCAGCCCAGTGCCTCCTTCAAGCTGGTTGTACAAAGGACGACCGCCCACTTCCCCCATCCGCCACAATGCACCTTGTTGATCAAGGACAAG GAAACCGGCCTGAGCACCCTGCATGTGTTTAACCCCATTTTTGGCAAAAAGAGTCATATCACCCCCCCTGTCCTGGGACGTCCTATTCTCCAGTCCCTGCTGCTGCCCCTGATGGATCAGGACTATGCCAAGGTCCTGTTGCTGATTGATGACCAGTACAAG GTCACAGCTTTTCCCTCCACAAAGAATGTcctgcagcagctgcaggagATGGCCTCCTCCATCTTCTTCTACCTGGTGGACTCCGCCCAGGGCAGGCTGGCTGGCTTCCGACTGCGCAAG GACCTGTCCACTGAGCTGATCTGGGAGGTGGTCATTCCCACAGAGGTGCAGAGGATTGTGGCAGTGAAAGGGAAGAGAGCTAACGAGCATGTCCATTCTCAGGGGCGTGTGATGGGTGATCGCAGTGTCCTCTTCAAG TACctgaaccctaacctgctgGCCGTGGTGACAGAGAGCACCGATGCCCACCAGGAGCGCAGCTTTGTGGGAATCTATCTGATCGACGGCGTCACGGGGCGCATCATTCACGAGGCTGTGCAGAGGAAAGCCCGCGGGCCTGTGCACTTCGTCCACTCCGAGAACTGGGTGGTG TACGAGTACTGGAACACCAAGCTGCGGCGGAATGAGTTCTCGGTGCTGGAGCTGTTCGAGGGCACGGAGCAGTACAACAGCTCCGccttcagctccctggaccgcCCACACGCCCCCCAGGTGCTGCAGCAGTCCTACATCTTCCCCTCCACCATCAGCACGCTGGAGGCCACCCTCACCGAGAAGGGAATCACCAGCCGCCATCTCCTGG TGGGGCTGCCCTCTGGAGCCATCCTCTCCCTGCCCAAGATGTTCCTTGATCCCCGCCGACCGGAGGTGCCATCAGAGCAAAGTCG TGAAGAGAACCTTATACCTTATGCCCCAGAGATGCCGATCCGCACAGAGTGGTTCATTAACTACAATCAGACTGTGTCCAGAGTGAGAGGGATCTACACTGCCCCCTCTGGTTTGGAGTCTACCTGTCTG GTGGTGGCATACGGCCTGGACATCTACCAGACGCGGGTCTACCCCTCGAAGCAGTTCGACGTTCTGAAGGATGACTATGACTACGTGCTGATCAGCAGCGTGCTCTTCGGCCTGGTGTTTGCCACCATGATCACGAAGCGGCTGGCCCAGGTCAAGTTGCTGAACCGCGCCTGGCGGTAA
- the mrto4 gene encoding mRNA turnover protein 4 homolog isoform X1, with protein sequence MPKSKRDKKISLTKTTKKGLESKQNLIEELRKCVDMYSHLFIFSVANMRNSKLKDIRTAWKHSRFFFGKNKVMMIALGKGPADEYKDNLHKVSKFLRGEVGLLFTNKTKEEVQEYFSHFKEIDFARAGNKATMAVTLDEGPLDQFSHSMEPQLRQLGLPTALKKGVVTLLKDYDVCKEGDTLTPEQATVLKLLGIKLAEFRVTIKCMWNSETGDFEHQGEEEEEADGSDLEEEEDEEDDESKRD encoded by the exons ATGCCGAAATCAAAGAGAGACAAGAAAA TCtctttaacaaaaactacaaagaAGGGACTGGAATCCAAGCAGAACTTAATAGAAGAG CTGCGGAAATGTGTGGACATGTACAGCcacctcttcatcttctctgtcGCCAATATGAGGAACAGCAAACTCAAAGACATAAGGACAGCGTGGAAGCACAGCAG gtTCTTCTTTGGCAAGAACAAAGTAATGATGATTGCTTTGGGAAAGGGGCCTGCAGATGAATACAAGGATAATTTACACAAG GTCAGCAAGTTTTTGAGGGGCGAGGTAGGCCTGCTGTTCACCAATAAAACCAAGGAAGAAGTGCAAGA GTATTTTAGCCATTTTAAGGAAATAGATTTTGCACGGGCAGGGAACAAAGCAACTATGGCAGTCACGCTAGATGAAGGACCTTTGGATCAGTTCTCTCACTCCATGGAGCCACAGTTGAGACAGCTGGGTCTACCCACGGCTTTGAAGAAAG GAGTAGTGACTCTTCTGAAAGACTATGATGTGTGTAAAGAAGGAGATACCCTGACTCCTGAACAGGCTACTGTTCTG aaactgctCGGGATCAAGCTGGCTGAGTTCAGGGTGACGATCAAGTGCATGTGGAACTCAGAAACTGGAGACTTTGAACACCAGGGTGAAGAAGAGGAGGAAGCGGATGGGTCTGAtttggaggaggaggaagatgagGAAGATGATGAAAGCAAAAGAGACTGA